A single genomic interval of Rhododendron vialii isolate Sample 1 chromosome 3a, ASM3025357v1 harbors:
- the LOC131320469 gene encoding serine/threonine-protein phosphatase PP1 isozyme 3-like yields MDAAALDKIIERLIETRSTKPGKLVQVTESEIKQLCVASRDIFMQQPNLLELRAPIKICGDIHGQYSDLLRLFDYGGFPPQANYLFLGDYVDRGKQSLETICLLLAFKIRYPENFFLLRGNHECASINRIYGFFDECKRRFNVKIWKSFTDCFNCLPVAALIDDKILCMHGGLSPDLTNLDQIRTLPRPIAVPDTGLLCDLLWSDPSRDVKGWGMNDRGVSFTFGPDRVSEFLTKHDLDLVCRAHQVVEDGYEFFAERQLVTIFSAPNYCGEFDNAGAMMIVDENLMCSFQVLKPAEKKTKLMMPTKM; encoded by the exons ATGGACGCGGCAGCGCTGGACAAGATCATCGAACGGCTGATCGAAACCCGATCGACGAAGCCTGGGAAGCTCGTCCAGGTCACGGAGTCGGAGATCAAGCAACTGTGTGTTGCTTCTCGCGACATCTTCATGCAACAGCCCAATCTCCTCGAACTTCGAGCCCCCATCAAAATTTGCG GTGACATTCATGGGCAATACAGTGATTTATTAAGGCTCTTTGATTATGGAGGTTTTCCTCCTCAAGCCAATTATCTATTTTTAGGGGACTACGTAGATCGTGGCAAGCAGAGTTTGGAAACAATTTGCCTCTTGCTTGCCTTTAAAATTAGATATCCAGAGAACTTCTTTCTTCTGAGGGGAAACCATGAATGTGCTTCTATTAATCGCATCTATGGATTTTTTGATGAATGCAAGCGCCGTTTCAATGTGAAAATATGGAAGTCCTTTACTGATTGTTTCAACTGTCTTCCTGTGGCCGCGctaattgatgacaaaatattGTGCATGCATGGTGGCCTTTCCCCTGATCTGACAAACTTGGATCAGATTAGAACCTTACCCCGGCCAATTGCTGTTCCTGATACTGGTTTACTATGTGACTTACTATGGTCGGATCCTAGCAGAGATGTGAAGGGATGGGGAATGAACGATAGAGGAGTTTCATTCACATTTGGCCCTGATCGGGTGTCGGAGTTCTTAACCAAACATGATTTGGATCTTGTTTGCCGTGCCCATCAG gTCGTGGAAGATGGTTATGAATTCTTTGCTGAGAGGCAGCTTGTGACCATATTCTCAGCCCCTAACTACTGCGGTGAATTCGACAATGCTGGGGCAATGATGATTGTTGATGAAAATTTGATGTGCTCATTCCAAGTTCTTAAGCCAGCAGAGAAGAAAACTAAGTTGATGATGCCCACAAAAATGTGA